A part of Miscanthus floridulus cultivar M001 chromosome 6, ASM1932011v1, whole genome shotgun sequence genomic DNA contains:
- the LOC136458869 gene encoding protein STRICTOSIDINE SYNTHASE-LIKE 10-like, giving the protein MGRRLNRAASLLAVVVLALFATPGAAAQVKTTDTRWSFHLPLPGGVSGAESLAFDGKSEGPYAGVSDGRVLKWGGSAVGWTTFAHSANYRKIPLCTAGVVPSAETESMCGRPLGLQFHFKTGDLYIADAYLGLMRVGPGGGEAEVLATSADGVPFNFVNGLDVHQATGDVYFTDSSSTYPRRFNTEIMMNADSTGRLLKYDAQTKSVTVLKAGLPYPNGVAVSRDGAQVVVAHTVPCQAFTYFLRGAKAGQYELLTDLPGYPDNVRRDGKGGYWVALNQEKQRLDATPATAPVKHLVGVRLDAHGVEVEELTAAKGVTLSDVAERRGKLWLGSVELEYVGLVA; this is encoded by the coding sequence ATGGGGCGGCGGCTGAATCGGGCGGCGTCgctcctcgccgtcgtcgtcctagCCCTCTTCGCCACGCCGGGCGCCGCAGCGCAGGTCAAGACGACCGACACGCGCTGGAGCTTCCACCTCCCTCTACCTGGCGGCGTCAGCGGCGCCGAGAGCCTCGCCTTCGACGGCAAAAGCGAGGGGCCCTACGCCGGCGTCTCGGACGGCCGCGTCCTCAAGTGGGGCGGCAGCGCCGTCGGCTGGACCACGTTCGCGCACAGCGCCAACTACAGGAAGATACCCCTGTGCACGGCGGGCGTGGTGCCATCGGCCGAGACCGAGAGCATGTGCGGCCGGCCCCTGGGCCTCCAGTTCCACTTCAAGACCGGCGACCTCTACATCGCCGACGCCTACTTGGGGCTCATGAGGGTCGGACCGGGCGGCGGCGAGGCCGAGGTGCTGGCGACCAGCGCCGACGGCGTCCCGTTCAACTTCGTCAACGGCCTCGACGTCCACCAGGCCACCGGCGACGTGTACTTCACGGACTCGAGCAGCACGTACCCGAGGAGGTTTAACACGGAGATCATGATGAACGCGGACTCGACGGGACGGCTGCTCAAGTACGACGCGCAGACGAAGAGCGTCACCGTGCTCAAGGCCGGCCTGCCGTACCCGAACGGCGTGGCCGTCAGCCGCGACGGCGCGCAGGTCGTGGTCGCGCACACCGTGCCGTGCCAGGCGTTCACGTACTTCCTCCGGGGCGCCAAGGCGGGACAGTACGAGCTGCTGACGGACCTGCCGGGCTACCCGGACAACGTGAGGCGGGACGGCAAGGGTGGCTACTGGGTGGCGCTGAACCAGGAGAAGCAGCGGCTGGACGCGACTCCGGCGACGGCTCCCGTGAAGCACCTCGTCGGGGTCCGCCTGGACGCCCACGGGGTGGAGGTCGAGGAGCTTACGGCGGCCAAGGGTGTCACACTGAGCGACGTGGCGGAGAGGAGGGGGAAGCTGTGGCTGGGCTCCGTGGAGCTCGAGTACGTCGGCCTCGTTGCTTGA
- the LOC136458870 gene encoding GDSL esterase/lipase At4g10955-like, with product MTPQKDLFDVSGPTYLAYVNWNCPHHRRSVMASLVQGVYVLERDRQCNRQGPDARAPAWWRFFHFELRQVLIDAADGSIFGAVYVFQPPLHLLDPTAAASAPHYAVAFRGTITKKGSAKRDLELDLQLVRNGLEGKSRFRAAMQAIHDTLADAAGQHGRVWLAGHSLGSAIATLGAKTLVRAGAPALPTFLFNAPFVSAPVERIGDRRLRQGIRIANSFVTAGVAAVLQRGGGGGSVHEASFAVMAAWVPNLFVNPADPISAEYVGYFDHRRKMEAIGAGAVGRLATRNSVKDLLLGIGKGGSGGGGGCEPLHLFPSAVLTVNRVPSPDFKTAHGIHQWWRPDLSLECTAHYYT from the exons ATGACGCCACAGAAGGACCTTTTTGATGTTTCAGGGCCAACGTATTTGGCATACGTGAACTG GAACTGCCCTCACCACCGGCGATCCGTCATGGCAAGCCTTGTGCAGGGCGTGTACGTCCTGGAGCGGGACCGGCAGTGCAACCGGCAGGGTCCCGACGCCCGCGCGCCGGCGTGGTGGAGGTTCTTCCACTTCGAGCTGCGGCAGGTGCTCATCGACGCCGCCGACGGCTCCATCTTCGGTGCCGTCTACGTGTTCCAGCCGCCGCTCCACCTCCTCGACCCGACGGCCGCCGCCAGCGCCCCGCACTACGCCGTCGCCTTCCGCGGGACCATCACCAAGAAGGGCTCGGCAAAGCGGGACCTGGAGCTGGACCTCCAGCTAGTCCGCAACGGGCTGGAAGGCAAGTCCCGGTTCCGCGCCGCCATGCAGGCGATCCACGATACCCTGGCGGATGCGGCCGGGCAGCACGGCCGCGTCTGGTTGGCGGGCCACTCGCTGGGCTCGGCCATCGCGACGCTGGGTGCCAAGACCCTGGTCAGGGCGGGCGCCCCCGCCCTGCCCACGTTCCTCTTCAACGCGCCGTTCGTGTCCGCGCCCGTGGAGCGGATCGGGGACCGGCGGCTGAGGCAGGGCATCCGCATCGCCAACAGCTTCGTCACGGCAGGAGTGGCGGCCGTCCTgcagcgaggcggcggcggcggcagcgtccACGAGGCGTCGTTCGCGGTGATGGCGGCCTGGGTGCCGAACCTGTTCGTGAACCCGGCGGACCCGATCAGCGCCGAGTACGTGGGGTACTTCGACCACCGCAGGAAGATGGAGGCCATCGGGGCCGGCGCCGTGGGGAGGCTGGCGACGAGGAACTCGGTGAAGGACCTGCTGCTGGGCATTGGGAAGGGTggaagcggcggtggcggcggctgcgaGCCGCTGCACCTGTTCCCTTCTGCCGTGCTGACGGTGAACCGCGTGCCGTCGCCGGACTTCAAGACGGCGCACGGGATCCACCAGTGGTGGCGGCCCGACCTGTCACTGGAGTGCACCGCGCATTACTACACTTGA